One window of Metopolophium dirhodum isolate CAU chromosome 3, ASM1992520v1, whole genome shotgun sequence genomic DNA carries:
- the LOC132940652 gene encoding uncharacterized protein LOC132940652 gives MSRPPAHPKGWAPTPSVTSPPVSFRPATPTRHSPIHRLPPPYIPCPKPMRPTSSPLPAAVPQPYRYPSPCPSPQVYESPTSMPSYRPREFVVLEAPSPQQWSDEENTMTDGRSTAEIIAQQSQDYVDEKLAEYQATIYMLQEEEEEFVYVCLTSITVHQTILHFFIGWCWCETYVNIWYHKIEKVCYTN, from the exons ATGTCGAGGCCTCCAGCACATCCTAAAGGATGGGCACCGACACCATCGGTGACTTCTCCGCCTGTGTCTTTCCGACCTGCGACCCCAACACGACACTCGCCGATCCACCGTCTCCCACCACCGTACATTCCGTGCCCAAAACCGATGAGGCCCACATCATCTCCATTGCCTGCTGCTGTACCACAACCTTATAGATACCCATCACCG tgTCCGTCACCGCAAGTATATGAATCGCCTACATCGATGCCGTCGTATAGACCTCGAGAATTTGTGGTGCTTGAAGCTCCGTCACCACAACAGTGGTCAGATGAAGAGAACACGATGACCGACGGCCGTTCAACTGCAGAAATAATTGCGCAACAATCGCAGGATTACGTTGATGAAAAATTGGCAGAGTATCAGGCTACGATTTACATGCTACAAG aagaagaagaagaatttGTGTACGTCTGTCTCACCAGCATCACCGTCcatcaaacaattttacatttttttattgggtgGTGCTGGTGCGAGACTTACGTAAATATTTGGTATCACAAGATAGAAAAAGtatgttatacaaattaa